One genomic region from Equus caballus isolate H_3958 breed thoroughbred chromosome 4, TB-T2T, whole genome shotgun sequence encodes:
- the FGL2 gene encoding fibroleukin gives MKLANWCWLSSAVLAAYGFLVAAHSETEEIKDETAKDACPVRLESRGKCEEGGECPWQVNLPPLTIQLPKQFGRIEEVFKEVQNLKEIVNSLKKSCQDCKLQADDNRDPGRNGLLLPGTEAQGEAGDNRVRELESEVNRLSSDLKHAKEEIDGLQGRLEKLNLVNMNNIENYVDRKVANLTFVVNSLDGKCSSKCPNQEQIQSRPVQHLIYKDCSDYYTIGKRSSETYRVTPDPKNSSFEVYCDMETMGGGWTVLQARLDGSTNFTRTWRDYKAGFGNLRREFWLGNDKIHLLTKSKEMILRIDLEDFNGVKLYALYDQFYVANEFLKYRLHIGNYNGTAGDALRFSKHYNHDLKFFTTPDRDNDRYPSGNCGLYYSSGWWFDACLSANLNGKYYHQKYRGVRNGIFWGTWPGISEAHPGGYKSSFKEAKMMIRPKHFKP, from the exons ATGAAGCTGGCAAACTGGTGCTGGCTCAGCTCAGCTGTCCTTGCTGCTTACGGTTTTTTGGTCGCAGCACACAGCGAAACAGAGGAAATTAAAGATGAAACAGCCAAGGACGCCTGCCCAGTGAGACTAGAAAGCAGAGGGAAATGCGAGGAGGGAGGTGAATGTCCCTGGCAGGTGAACCTGCCCCCACTGACTATTCAGCTCCCGAAGCAGTTTGGCAGGATCGAGGAGGTGTTCAAAGAAGTCCAGAACCTCAAGGAAATCGTAAATAGCCTGAAGAAATCTTGCCAAGACTGCAAACTACAGGCTGACGACAACCGAGACCCGGGCAGAAACGGACTGCTGTTACCTGGCACAGAAgcccagggagaggctggggacaACAGAGTGAGAGAACTAGAGAGCGAGGTAAACAGGCTGTCCTCTGACCTAAAGCATGCAAAGGAGGAGATCGACGGGCTCCAGGGCCGCCTGGAGAAGCTGAATCTCGTAAACATGAACAACATAGAAAATTATGTTGATAGAAAAGTGGCCAATCTAACATTTGTTGTCAACAGCTTGGATGGCAAATGTTCCTCTAAGTGTCCCAATCAAGAACAAATACAATCACGTCCAG TTCAACATCTAATATATAAAGATTGTTCTGACTACTACACAATAGGCAAAAGAAGCAGTGAGACCTACAGAGTTACACCTGATCCCAAAAACAGTAGCTTCGAAGTTTACTGTGACATGGAGACCATGGGGGGAGGCTGGACAGTGCTGCAGGCACGTCTCGATGGAAGCACCAACTTCACCAGGACATGGCGGGACTACAAAGCAGGCTTCGGAAACCTCAGAAGGGAATTTTGGCTGGGGAACGATAAAATTCATCTTCTGACCAAGAGTAAGGAAATGATTCTAAGAATAGATCTTGAAGACTTTAATGGGGTCAAACTCTATGCCTTGTATGATCAGTTTTATGTGGCCAATGAGTTTCTCAAATACCGCTTACACATTGGTAATTATAACGGCACAGCTGGAGACGCCTTACGTTTCAGTAAACATTACAACCATGATCTGAAGTTTTTCACCACCCCAGACAGAGACAATGATCGATATCCCTCTGGGAACTGTGGGCTTTACTACAGTTCGGGCTGGTGGTTTGATGCATGTCTTTCTGCAAACTTAAATGGCAAGTATTATCACCAAAAATACAGAGGTGTCCGCAATGGGATTTTCTGGGGCACCTGGCCCGGTATAAGTGAGGCACACCCTGGGGGCTACAAGTCCTCTTTCAAAGAGGCCAAAATGATGATTAGACCCAAACACTTTAAGCCATAA